A DNA window from Ipomoea triloba cultivar NCNSP0323 chromosome 10, ASM357664v1 contains the following coding sequences:
- the LOC116031546 gene encoding probable inositol transporter 2 has product MEGGVHPGTDATAFRECLALSWKNPYVLRLAFSAGIGGLLFGYDTGVISGALLYIRDDFKSVDRRTVLQEAIVSTAVAGAIVGAAIGGWLNDKYGRRTAILCADFLFLVGAIIMATAPSPALLIVGRIFVGLGVGMASMTSPLYISEASPAKVRGALVSTNGFLITGGQFLSYLINLAFTKAPGTWRWMLGVAGVPAVVQFILMLLLPESPRWLYRKGREAEAEAILRKIYSPEQVGAEIEALKESVEKEIQDKQASEKVTLLTLLQSTTVRRGLIAGVGLQIFQQFVGINTVMYYSPTIVQLAGIASNQTALLLSLVTAGLNAVGSVVSIYFIDRTGRKKLLVFSLIGVVLSLGFLSAVFHEATSHSPAVSNAETAHFNASSTCPDYRGAASPRLWDCTSCLKASCGFCASHQNKLLPGACLISDDNMKDACHEEHRLWYTRGCPSSFGWLALIGLALYIIFFSPGMGTVPWIVNSEIYPLRFRGICGGIAATANWISNLIVAQSFLSLTHAIGTSWTFLVFGVISVVALLFVLICVPETKGLPIEEIEKMLEGRALQLKFWNKKEKVAKDGANV; this is encoded by the exons atggaaGGAGGGGTTCATCCTGGCACAGATGCAACAGCTTTCAGGGAGTGTTTGGCTCTGTCTTGGAAGAACCCTTATGTTCTTCGCCTTGCTTTCTCCGCTGGAATTGGTGGACTTCTCTTTGGCTATGATActg GAGTGATATCTGGAGCTCTTCTTTACATCAGAGATGACTTCAAGTCTGTTGACAGACGAACTGTCTTGCAG GAAGCTATAGTGAGTACGGCGGTGGCCGGAGCAATCGTAGGGGCGGCGATTGGTGGATGGTTAAATGACAAATATGGGCGAAGAACTGCCATACTATGCGCCGACTTCCTGTTTCTTGTAGGAGCCATTATCATGGCTACTGCCCCGAGCCCTGCCCTTCTAATTGTCGGAAGAATTTTCGTGGGTCTTGGAGTGGGAATGGCGTCCATGACTTCTCCGTTATACATTTCCGAGGCATCTCCGGCGAAGGTTAGAGGAGCCCTTGTGAGCACCAATGGTTTCCTCATCACCGGCGGCCAGTTTCTGTCCTATCTCATCAACCTTGCTTTTACCAAG GCACCTGGGACATGGAGATGGATGCTTGGAGTTGCAGGTGTCCCAGCCGTGGTTCAGTTCATACTAATGCTTCTCCTCCCGGAATCACCCCGTTGGCTGTACCGCAAGGGGAGAGAAGCGGAAGCCGAAGCAATACTGCGGAAGATCTATTCACCAGAGCAAGTGGGCGCGGAGATTGAAGCGCTAAAAGAATCAGTGGAGAAAGAAATCCAAGACAAGCAGGCATCGGAGAAGGTCACCCTCCTCACACTGCTTCAATCCACGACGGTGAGAAGAGGGCTAATAGCCGGTGTGGGGCTCCAGATCTTCCAGCAATTCGTGGGCATCAACACCGTGATGTACTACAGCCCCACCATCGTTCAGCTGGCCGGCATCGCCTCCAACCAGACGGCGCTCCTCCTCTCGCTCGTCACCGCCGGGTTGAATGCCGTCGGCTCGGTCGTGAGTATTTACTTCATTGATAGGACGGGGAGGAAGAAGCTCCTGGTTTTCAGCTTGATTGGCGTCGTGCTCTCGCTCGGATTTCTGTCGGCGGTGTTTCACGAGGCTACTTCGCATTCCCCTGCTGTTAGCAACGCCGAGACGGCGCATTTCAATGCGTCGTCGACCTGCCCTGATTATCGCGGCGCCGCCTCTCCTCGGCTCTGGGATTGCACCAGCTGCCTCAAAGCTTCCTGCGGATTCTGTGCTTCACATCAAAATAAG CTACTTCCGGGTGCGTGTTTGATCTCAGATGACAATATGAAAGATGCCTGTCACGAAGAACACAGATTGTGGTACACAAGGGGATGCCCCAGCAGCTTCGGGTGGCTGGCTCTCATAGGCCTCGCCCtctacatcatcttcttctcGCCAGGGATGGGAACCGTGCCTTGGATCGTTAACTCCGAGATATATCCTCTCAGATTCCGAGGAATATGCGGAGGGATTGCCGCAACAGCCAACTGGATATCTAACCTCATAGTGGCACAGTCCTTCTTGTCCCTAACTCATGCCATTGGAACATCATGGACCTTCCTCGTATTCGGGGTGATATCTGTGGTCGCGCTGCTCTTTGTTTTGATCTGTGTGCCGGAAACCAAAGGGCTTCCCATTGAAGAAATTGAGAAGATGCTGGAGGGGAGAGCTCTGCAGCTAAAATTCTGGAACAAGAAGGAGAAAGTTGCTAAGGATGGAGCAAATGTATGA